The following coding sequences are from one Achromobacter sp. B7 window:
- the smc gene encoding chromosome segregation protein SMC produces the protein MRLTQLKLAGFKSFVDPTVIPVPSQLVGVVGPNGCGKSNIIDAVRWVLGEAKASELRGESMQDVIFNGSGNRKPAARASVEMVFDNSEGRAAGQWSTYAEIAVRRVLTRDGTSSYFVNNQQVRRRDIHDIFLGTGLGARGYAIIGQGMINRLIEARPEELRVFLEEAAGVSRYKERRRETENRLSDTRENLTRVEDILRELNSQLEKLEAQAEVATRYRELQADGEKKQHSLWFLKETGAREERAKKAQEMAQAQNELEAAIAGLRAGEAALESRRQAHYAASDAVHTAQGALYEANAQVSRLEAEIRHVVDSRNRLQSRRDQLQQQIAEWTSQREHCTEQIAQAEDDLATAAARTEEARAAAEDAQAGLPAVEQRVREAASGRDEMRAALARVEQNLALVAQTQRDADRQMQVLEQRRERLQQELRELHAPDPVRLEQLAGDRVAGEDQLQEAQEELATLEGRVPEADAERSRAQAAAQTDAQNLARLEARLSALVKLQEDVQKQGALEPWLAKHELAGLSRLWQKLHVEPGWETALESALRERMASMEVRNLDWARAFAEDAPPARLAFYQLPVAAPAPAAPAGLTPLASLLRITDPDLRTLLNDWLAGIYTATDVTQALAMRATLPAGSACVVKAGHLIDAHSVRFYAPDSEQAGLLARQQEIENLQREIKAQQLIADQARAAVARAEAAWQQVSQAIAPARTRVAEVTRRVHDIQLEHSRLQQQAEQSGERASRLRQDLEEIKVQEEDLRATREEAEARFETLDEELAEHQSRFADAEMDGETLAAQAEAARTRLRELERAAQEAEFAERGIQVRITDLQRNQQLAADQSQRGTVELEQLMGDLAELDASASQAGLQDALEARAEREEALSRARQEMENLAALLRGADEDRQQQEQTLEPRRARIMELQLQEQAARLAEEQFTEQLNAREVDREALAQDLATRPEEWRRASWLQQEVGRISRQIESLGSVNLAALDELNTSRERKGFLDSQHQDLMTAIETLEDAIRKIDRETRELLQETFNIVNGHFGELFPKLFGGGEAKLSMTGEEILDAGVQVMAQPPGKRNSTIHLLSGGEKALTATALVFALFKLNPAPFCLLDEVDAPLDDANTERYANLVANMSEQTQFLFISHNKIAMQMAKQLIGVTMQEQGVSRIVAVDIDSAVQMMASEAA, from the coding sequence GTGCGTCTTACTCAGCTAAAACTCGCCGGCTTCAAGTCCTTCGTCGATCCCACCGTGATTCCCGTGCCCAGTCAACTGGTTGGCGTGGTGGGTCCGAACGGCTGCGGGAAATCGAACATCATCGATGCGGTGCGCTGGGTGCTGGGCGAGGCCAAGGCCTCGGAACTGCGCGGCGAGTCCATGCAGGACGTCATTTTCAACGGCTCGGGCAACCGCAAGCCAGCGGCCCGTGCGTCGGTGGAAATGGTGTTCGACAACAGCGAAGGGCGGGCTGCGGGCCAATGGAGCACCTACGCCGAAATCGCCGTGCGCCGGGTCCTGACCCGGGACGGCACCAGCAGCTATTTCGTCAATAACCAGCAGGTCCGGCGCCGCGACATCCACGATATCTTCCTGGGCACCGGCCTGGGCGCGCGTGGCTACGCCATCATCGGGCAGGGCATGATCAACCGCCTGATCGAGGCGCGCCCTGAAGAACTGCGGGTATTCCTGGAAGAAGCGGCCGGCGTGTCGCGCTACAAGGAACGCCGCCGCGAGACCGAAAACCGCCTGTCCGACACGCGCGAAAACCTGACTCGCGTGGAAGACATTCTGCGCGAACTGAACAGCCAGCTTGAAAAGCTGGAAGCCCAGGCCGAAGTCGCCACGCGATACCGCGAGCTTCAGGCCGACGGCGAAAAGAAACAGCATTCCCTGTGGTTCCTGAAGGAAACCGGGGCTCGCGAAGAGCGCGCCAAGAAAGCCCAGGAAATGGCGCAGGCGCAAAACGAGCTGGAAGCCGCCATCGCCGGCCTGCGGGCAGGCGAAGCGGCGCTGGAATCGCGCCGTCAGGCCCACTACGCGGCCAGCGACGCCGTGCACACCGCCCAGGGCGCGCTGTACGAAGCCAACGCGCAGGTCAGCCGCCTGGAAGCCGAGATCCGCCACGTGGTGGATTCGCGCAACCGTCTGCAATCGCGCCGCGACCAGCTGCAGCAGCAGATCGCGGAATGGACCAGCCAGCGCGAGCACTGCACTGAGCAAATCGCCCAGGCCGAAGACGACCTGGCCACCGCCGCCGCCCGCACCGAAGAGGCGCGGGCCGCCGCCGAAGACGCTCAGGCGGGGTTGCCCGCCGTCGAGCAGCGTGTGCGCGAGGCCGCCTCGGGCCGCGACGAAATGCGCGCCGCCCTGGCCCGGGTCGAACAGAACCTGGCGCTGGTCGCCCAGACCCAGCGCGACGCCGACCGCCAAATGCAGGTGCTGGAGCAGCGCCGCGAACGCCTGCAACAAGAGCTACGCGAGCTGCATGCGCCCGACCCCGTCCGCCTGGAGCAACTGGCCGGCGACCGGGTAGCCGGCGAAGACCAGCTGCAAGAAGCCCAGGAAGAACTGGCCACGCTGGAAGGCCGCGTGCCGGAAGCGGATGCCGAGCGCAGCCGCGCCCAGGCCGCCGCCCAGACCGACGCTCAGAACCTGGCCCGTCTGGAAGCCCGCCTGTCCGCGCTGGTGAAGCTGCAGGAAGACGTGCAGAAGCAGGGCGCGCTGGAACCCTGGCTGGCCAAGCACGAATTGGCCGGGCTGTCGCGCCTGTGGCAAAAGCTGCACGTGGAGCCGGGCTGGGAAACCGCCCTGGAATCCGCCCTGCGCGAGCGCATGGCGTCCATGGAAGTGCGCAATCTGGATTGGGCCCGCGCGTTCGCCGAAGACGCGCCGCCCGCCCGGCTGGCTTTCTATCAACTGCCCGTCGCGGCGCCCGCGCCGGCCGCCCCGGCCGGCCTGACGCCGCTGGCCAGCCTGCTGCGCATCACCGACCCGGACCTGCGCACGCTGCTGAACGACTGGCTGGCCGGCATCTACACCGCCACCGACGTGACGCAGGCCCTGGCCATGCGAGCGACCTTGCCCGCCGGCAGCGCCTGCGTGGTCAAGGCCGGCCATCTGATCGATGCCCATAGCGTCCGCTTTTACGCGCCGGATTCCGAACAGGCCGGCCTGCTGGCCCGCCAGCAGGAAATTGAAAACCTGCAGCGCGAAATCAAGGCCCAGCAGCTGATCGCCGACCAGGCGCGCGCCGCGGTTGCCCGCGCCGAAGCAGCCTGGCAGCAGGTCTCGCAGGCCATCGCCCCGGCGCGCACGCGCGTGGCCGAGGTCACGCGCCGCGTGCACGACATCCAGCTTGAACATTCCCGGCTGCAACAGCAGGCCGAGCAATCCGGCGAACGGGCATCGCGCCTGCGCCAGGATCTGGAAGAAATCAAGGTCCAGGAAGAAGACCTGCGCGCCACCCGCGAAGAAGCCGAAGCCCGCTTCGAGACGCTGGACGAAGAACTGGCCGAGCACCAATCCCGCTTTGCCGATGCTGAAATGGACGGCGAAACGCTGGCCGCCCAGGCCGAAGCCGCCCGTACGCGCCTGCGCGAGCTTGAGCGTGCCGCGCAAGAAGCCGAATTTGCCGAACGCGGCATTCAGGTCCGCATTACCGACCTGCAACGCAACCAGCAATTGGCCGCCGACCAAAGCCAGCGCGGCACGGTCGAGCTTGAACAACTGATGGGCGATCTGGCCGAGCTGGACGCGTCCGCGTCGCAGGCCGGGTTGCAGGATGCCCTGGAAGCCCGTGCCGAGCGCGAAGAAGCGCTGTCGCGCGCGCGCCAGGAAATGGAAAACCTGGCGGCTCTGTTGCGCGGCGCCGATGAAGACCGGCAACAGCAGGAACAGACGCTGGAACCGCGCCGTGCGCGCATCATGGAATTGCAGCTGCAAGAGCAGGCCGCGCGCTTGGCCGAAGAGCAGTTCACCGAACAGCTGAACGCCCGCGAAGTCGACCGCGAGGCGCTGGCCCAGGACCTGGCCACCCGCCCCGAGGAATGGCGCCGCGCCAGCTGGCTGCAACAGGAAGTGGGCCGGATCTCGCGCCAGATTGAATCGTTGGGCTCGGTCAACCTGGCGGCGCTGGACGAATTGAACACGTCGCGCGAACGCAAGGGTTTCCTGGATTCCCAGCACCAGGATTTGATGACCGCCATCGAAACCCTGGAAGACGCGATCCGCAAGATCGACCGCGAAACGCGCGAGCTGCTGCAAGAAACCTTCAACATCGTGAACGGCCACTTTGGCGAGCTGTTCCCCAAGCTGTTTGGTGGGGGCGAAGCCAAGCTCAGCATGACAGGCGAGGAAATTCTCGACGCGGGCGTGCAGGTCATGGCCCAGCCGCCCGGCAAGCGCAACAGCACGATTCACCTCTTGTCCGGCGGCGAAAAAGCGCTGACCGCGACCGCGTTGGTGTTCGCGTTGTTCAAGCTGAACCCGGCGCCGTTCTGCCTGCTGGACGAGGTGGACGCGCCGCTGGACGACGCCAACACCGAAC
- the lplT gene encoding lysophospholipid transporter LplT: MKRGFYLVMAAQAFSSLADNALFIAAIALIQELHGPDWLAPMMKWSFALAYVVLAAFVGALADSFPKGRVMFSTNALKVAGCLLMFSYASIGVAPEYQTYLVCAAYAVVGIGAAAYSPAKYGIVTEMLPPHMLVKGNSWIEGLTVFSIILGTVLGGLLISSSVSTALLSHSFIGSLVHTPAEAAILVIAFVYLLAALCNLMIPRTHVRYPPQQKNPVRLIRTFWGYVCVLWKDKLGQISLAVTTLFWGAGATLQLIVIEWGRSHLGYQLDKASMLMGVAALGTVVGSILAGRIPLRRALAVLPVGAAMGLVVLLMPLVYSPWSVYLLLLITGGLAGFFVVPMNALLQHRGHVLLSAGHSIAVQNFNEQLNILLMVAMYTLLLWLQLPINIIIVIFGSVVAVLMVVFMRWSKRNMQANPDLHDQIGQEGHGRALDSNTH; encoded by the coding sequence TTGAAACGTGGTTTCTATCTGGTCATGGCCGCGCAGGCCTTCTCGTCATTGGCGGACAATGCGCTGTTCATCGCAGCCATCGCCTTGATACAGGAGCTGCACGGCCCCGACTGGTTGGCGCCCATGATGAAATGGTCGTTCGCGCTGGCCTACGTGGTGCTGGCGGCCTTTGTCGGCGCCCTGGCGGACTCTTTCCCCAAGGGCCGTGTGATGTTCTCCACCAACGCGCTGAAGGTGGCCGGCTGTCTGCTGATGTTCTCGTACGCCAGCATCGGCGTTGCCCCCGAATACCAGACCTACCTGGTCTGCGCCGCCTATGCCGTGGTCGGGATCGGCGCGGCGGCCTATTCGCCCGCCAAGTACGGCATCGTCACCGAAATGCTGCCGCCGCACATGCTGGTCAAGGGCAATAGCTGGATCGAAGGGCTGACGGTGTTTTCCATCATTTTGGGCACGGTGCTGGGCGGCCTGTTGATTTCGTCCTCGGTGTCGACCGCCCTGTTGAGCCATTCGTTCATCGGCAGCCTGGTGCACACCCCCGCCGAAGCCGCCATCCTGGTCATTGCGTTCGTCTACCTGCTGGCGGCGCTGTGCAACCTGATGATTCCGCGCACCCATGTGCGCTACCCGCCGCAGCAGAAAAACCCGGTGCGCCTGATCCGCACGTTCTGGGGCTACGTCTGCGTGCTGTGGAAAGACAAGCTGGGCCAGATTTCGCTGGCGGTCACCACCCTGTTCTGGGGCGCGGGCGCCACGCTGCAACTGATCGTTATCGAATGGGGCCGCAGCCACCTGGGCTATCAGCTGGACAAGGCGTCGATGCTGATGGGCGTGGCGGCGCTGGGTACCGTGGTCGGCTCGATCCTGGCCGGCCGCATCCCGCTGCGCCGCGCGCTGGCCGTGCTGCCGGTAGGCGCCGCCATGGGGCTGGTCGTGTTGCTGATGCCGCTGGTCTATTCGCCCTGGAGCGTCTACCTGCTGCTGCTGATCACGGGCGGGCTGGCCGGTTTCTTCGTGGTGCCGATGAATGCGCTGCTGCAACATCGCGGCCACGTGCTGCTGTCGGCGGGCCATTCCATCGCGGTGCAGAACTTCAATGAACAGCTCAACATCCTGCTGATGGTGGCGATGTACACGCTGCTGCTGTGGCTGCAACTGCCGATCAACATCATCATCGTGATTTTTGGCTCG